One window from the genome of Candidatus Chlorohelix allophototropha encodes:
- a CDS encoding thioesterase family protein: MDSFWIDEGNDMFQPTIHTQGPWDARFQHGGPPGALLIRQLENCSPRPDTVLARISIDIFGPVPLAPLRAHAHLVRPGRSVEKLEALLEHEGRTVMRATGWRIRVPNERPTQAEEEIQLPDIVGLPDSAPEIDPTQAPGWSGGFMKAIEWHFVHGGLHNPGPAIVWQRMRYPLLASENTSPMQRLILSADSANGASGPLDIREWQFIPPELTIHSLRPPTGEWICLEASTLIQTEGVGLTNANLYDLRGLVGRSAQALLIARKGN, encoded by the coding sequence ATGGACTCATTCTGGATAGATGAAGGCAACGATATGTTCCAGCCCACTATTCATACACAAGGCCCGTGGGATGCGCGTTTCCAGCATGGCGGACCACCCGGCGCGTTGCTGATACGCCAGTTGGAAAACTGCTCGCCTCGCCCAGATACCGTGTTGGCACGTATCTCAATTGATATTTTCGGTCCTGTTCCGCTTGCCCCATTACGCGCCCATGCCCATTTGGTCAGACCGGGGCGCAGCGTGGAAAAGCTCGAAGCGTTGCTGGAACATGAGGGGCGCACGGTGATGCGCGCCACCGGATGGCGTATTCGCGTACCGAATGAGCGTCCTACCCAAGCGGAAGAAGAAATCCAGTTGCCGGATATTGTAGGGCTGCCCGATTCAGCACCGGAAATCGACCCAACCCAAGCGCCCGGTTGGAGTGGGGGCTTTATGAAAGCGATTGAGTGGCATTTTGTGCATGGCGGTTTGCATAACCCGGGTCCTGCTATCGTCTGGCAACGTATGCGCTACCCTTTGTTAGCGAGTGAGAATACCTCCCCAATGCAACGGCTGATTCTTAGCGCGGATTCCGCCAATGGGGCGAGTGGTCCACTCGACATCAGGGAATGGCAATTCATTCCACCAGAATTGACCATCCACAGCCTGCGACCACCAACAGGCGAATGGATTTGCCTTGAAGCCAGTACGCTGATTCAAACCGAGGGGGTAGGGCTGACCAACGCCAATCTATATGACTTGCGTGGTCTAGTAGGGCGTTCCGCCCAAGCACTGCTCATAGCACGAAAAGGGAATTAA
- a CDS encoding TetR/AcrR family transcriptional regulator, whose amino-acid sequence MQQTHDSYTLILNVALELFTRKGYDGTSIDDIRNAAGFRSKASLYTHFKGKEEVAKALQEKCEAELSKTLTEAYRSASPEALKRFTRVGRAFIEWALNHPREYAFRYLRVQQEKLMSGEYAYLGETPSSEYTMMMDLLKALRTSYPVRHIADAALLSMMVGLISKAVVDQESFGNVIFEERVRQLMEMCFGILFSESVPLAG is encoded by the coding sequence ATGCAACAAACCCATGATAGCTACACTCTAATACTGAATGTCGCACTAGAGCTTTTCACTCGCAAAGGTTATGACGGCACTTCCATTGACGACATTCGAAACGCGGCAGGGTTCAGGTCAAAAGCCAGCCTTTACACCCATTTCAAGGGTAAGGAAGAAGTGGCAAAGGCTTTGCAGGAAAAGTGTGAAGCCGAACTCAGTAAAACGCTTACGGAGGCTTATCGTAGCGCATCTCCTGAAGCCCTCAAACGCTTTACCAGAGTGGGGCGTGCCTTCATAGAATGGGCGCTGAATCACCCCCGTGAATATGCTTTCCGGTACTTAAGGGTGCAGCAGGAAAAGCTGATGAGCGGGGAATACGCTTATCTCGGTGAAACACCATCGAGTGAATATACCATGATGATGGATTTACTCAAGGCGTTGCGGACGAGCTACCCGGTGCGCCATATCGCCGATGCTGCGCTGTTGAGTATGATGGTGGGCTTGATTAGCAAGGCTGTCGTGGATCAGGAATCTTTCGGTAATGTTATTTTCGAAGAGCGGGTCAGGCAATTAATGGAAATGTGTTTTGGTATTCTTTTTTCCGAATCTGTTCCATTAGCTGGGTAA
- the trmD gene encoding tRNA (guanosine(37)-N1)-methyltransferase TrmD, with amino-acid sequence MRFDILTLFPEMFEATLSASILGRAQSQGLFEARAHNIRDWGLGRHKQVDDYPYGGGAGMVFRPEPLFACLEAVLELPEAISLENPLAVDFPVILLSPQGERFTQQIAQELANHQRIVLICGHYEGFDERIARYATNRELSIGDYVLTGGELAAMVIVDAVARLKPGVLAEESPHEESHTRPLLEYPHYTRPAEFRGWKVPDMLVSGHHAKVAEWRFKESLRRTMQRRPDLLEQIETELDKKERKLLAQVRQEETERLPASDSIEENL; translated from the coding sequence ATGCGATTTGATATTCTGACTCTGTTTCCTGAAATGTTCGAGGCAACCCTTAGCGCGAGTATCCTAGGACGGGCGCAATCACAGGGCTTGTTCGAGGCAAGAGCACATAATATTCGCGATTGGGGTTTGGGTCGCCACAAGCAGGTGGATGATTACCCCTACGGTGGCGGTGCAGGCATGGTTTTTCGCCCTGAGCCGCTTTTTGCCTGTCTCGAAGCAGTATTAGAACTACCCGAAGCCATTTCCCTCGAAAACCCTCTGGCGGTGGATTTTCCGGTGATATTATTATCACCGCAAGGCGAAAGATTCACTCAGCAAATTGCGCAAGAACTGGCGAATCACCAACGTATCGTTCTGATCTGCGGTCATTACGAAGGCTTTGACGAGCGCATCGCCCGCTATGCCACTAATCGCGAGCTTAGTATTGGCGATTATGTGCTGACCGGGGGTGAGTTGGCGGCGATGGTAATTGTGGACGCAGTAGCGCGCCTCAAACCCGGAGTGCTGGCAGAAGAATCTCCACATGAAGAGTCGCACACGCGCCCACTGTTAGAATATCCCCACTACACCCGCCCTGCCGAGTTCAGAGGTTGGAAAGTGCCTGATATGTTGGTATCAGGGCACCATGCTAAAGTAGCGGAATGGCGTTTTAAAGAATCGTTGCGCCGCACCATGCAACGCCGCCCCGACCTGCTGGAGCAAATTGAGACTGAACTGGATAAGAAAGAACGCAAATTATTGGCACAGGTACGGCAGGAAGAAACCGAACGCCTTCCCGCTTCTGATTCAATTGAAGAGAACCTCTAG
- a CDS encoding RNA polymerase sigma factor, which yields MFGRKAVENPQEFSVDSSIEESFNKGKTLSPDEFARFYDSYYPRLYRYFSYRTATREEAEDLVEAVFERIINKFHTFDSKRGSLDAWVFTIARHILANRHRYQSRHPELPLEYGLAIEIGSGLSELVVEQEEIQRLRRYLGRLNEREKELLALRYGAELPHRRIGELLGMSEGNVTVSLGRAVRKLRGFFEAEENE from the coding sequence TTGTTCGGACGCAAAGCAGTAGAAAACCCACAAGAATTTAGCGTGGATTCGAGCATTGAAGAGAGTTTTAACAAGGGAAAAACTCTCTCCCCCGATGAGTTTGCGCGTTTCTATGATAGCTATTATCCGCGCCTTTACCGCTATTTTTCCTACCGAACTGCAACCCGCGAAGAAGCTGAAGATTTAGTGGAAGCGGTTTTTGAGCGCATTATCAATAAATTCCATACCTTTGATTCCAAACGCGGTAGCCTAGATGCTTGGGTTTTCACTATTGCTCGGCATATTTTAGCAAATAGACATCGTTATCAAAGCCGCCACCCTGAGTTACCGTTGGAATATGGACTCGCCATTGAAATCGGGTCAGGTTTAAGCGAACTCGTGGTTGAACAAGAAGAAATACAACGCTTGCGCCGTTATTTGGGGCGGCTGAATGAGCGTGAAAAAGAATTGTTGGCGCTACGTTACGGAGCAGAGTTGCCACATCGCCGCATTGGCGAATTACTGGGCATGAGCGAAGGGAACGTGACGGTTAGCCTGGGACGCGCAGTAAGAAAATTGCGTGGGTTCTTTGAGGCAGAAGAGAATGAATAA
- a CDS encoding WD40 repeat domain-containing protein — protein MEILQQWGYPITVILLTGWTSSSTRYRPFSRNNFLNTLSYIVLFLLLGICAFLINNLYFSLDTHIDFFIWWSATFIYFFPLWRIAQCLFARKPLPGYNPPVRALLFRAPDPDAQSLPLRDTPLMLHLGIIAITLSLIGVGLTGLGLHTCGWSDKLFGYSGCLVEINTNTSMYVLKFSPDSQLLAAGGLENGYLSLLSTKNGNTVRELKGHTDLIRTVAFSPDGKMLASGSRETVRLWQVSDGAPLKKLDMPAENVEFSPDGTLMAAGYYETGIKVWNVTDWQVVREFPKNGGFTFAPNGLLVFISSNQLQFWNTSNWTIEKSLPSINNSNLVISPDGKMFASSYQGNQWTDQYILVRRLSDGAQLYKLNSYPSNSNITTFSPDSRFLLFGVGSQTNNNFSLQLWDMSNGQLVREFGQARNSIDSLDFSRAGKISYSTLDRLSIWQLR, from the coding sequence ATGGAAATTCTGCAACAGTGGGGCTACCCGATTACAGTTATCTTGCTCACAGGGTGGACTTCTTCAAGCACGCGATATCGCCCTTTTAGTCGAAACAATTTCCTGAACACTCTTTCTTACATAGTACTCTTTTTGCTACTTGGTATTTGTGCTTTTTTGATTAACAATCTTTACTTTAGTTTAGATACTCATATAGATTTTTTTATTTGGTGGAGCGCTACCTTTATTTACTTTTTTCCATTATGGCGTATTGCCCAATGCCTTTTTGCCAGAAAACCACTTCCCGGTTATAACCCGCCTGTTCGGGCGCTGTTATTTCGCGCTCCCGACCCGGATGCCCAAAGCTTACCCCTGCGTGATACCCCTTTAATGCTTCACCTCGGTATTATAGCGATTACCCTATCCCTTATAGGAGTAGGGTTAACCGGACTGGGACTACATACATGCGGGTGGTCGGACAAGCTTTTTGGTTACAGCGGCTGTCTTGTGGAAATAAATACTAACACTTCTATGTATGTTCTCAAGTTTTCGCCGGACAGTCAATTGCTTGCGGCAGGCGGGCTTGAAAATGGTTACTTGAGTCTTTTAAGTACAAAAAATGGTAATACTGTACGCGAATTGAAAGGTCATACTGACCTGATCAGGACAGTAGCATTTTCACCAGATGGGAAAATGCTGGCGAGCGGTTCGAGGGAAACCGTACGTTTGTGGCAGGTAAGTGACGGCGCACCGCTAAAAAAGCTGGATATGCCGGCTGAGAACGTAGAATTTTCACCTGATGGCACTTTGATGGCAGCAGGTTATTACGAAACAGGGATTAAAGTCTGGAATGTAACCGACTGGCAAGTGGTTAGAGAATTTCCCAAAAATGGAGGTTTTACTTTTGCCCCTAATGGTTTGCTGGTTTTCATAAGCAGTAACCAACTGCAATTTTGGAATACATCGAATTGGACAATTGAAAAGAGCCTGCCCAGTATTAATAATAGTAATTTGGTTATCTCGCCGGACGGTAAAATGTTTGCCTCCAGTTATCAAGGTAACCAATGGACAGACCAGTATATTTTAGTGAGACGTTTATCAGACGGTGCGCAACTCTACAAGCTAAATTCCTATCCATCAAATTCTAATATCACTACATTTTCACCTGACAGCCGTTTCCTGTTGTTTGGTGTCGGTTCTCAAACCAACAACAATTTTTCTTTACAGCTATGGGACATGTCTAACGGGCAATTGGTACGTGAGTTCGGTCAAGCACGTAATAGCATAGATAGCCTTGATTTTTCTCGCGCTGGTAAAATTTCCTATAGCACTCTCGATAGGCTCAGCATATGGCAACTTCGCTAA
- the ispH gene encoding 4-hydroxy-3-methylbut-2-enyl diphosphate reductase produces the protein MEIKTAKEMGFCFGVRKAIELVEKEAKTRVNANITTYGAVVHNPVVVDRLLELGVKYTERDMQEISGGTIAFTAHGVAPEVIEAARQKGLEVLDATCPLVTLIQQSAMEMVKEGYFVFVYGDRNHPEVISILAWAGKNALATKDFNEVKDIRPPKRIGILCQSTTILKEFKEFVLKVNEHFLGKTKEIKVHNTICAPTTRLQSNAEELSQECQVMVVIGGKKSANTQHLADLCHENGAITYKIERADEIDPAWFEGVESVGVTAGASTPDESIEEVVAALRAIDLKQQMNSKTAV, from the coding sequence ATGGAAATAAAAACGGCAAAAGAAATGGGTTTCTGCTTTGGGGTGCGTAAAGCGATAGAATTGGTGGAAAAAGAAGCCAAAACCCGCGTAAACGCTAATATCACCACCTACGGCGCAGTAGTACATAACCCGGTAGTGGTGGATAGGTTGCTGGAGTTGGGCGTAAAGTACACCGAGCGCGACATGCAGGAAATATCCGGTGGAACGATTGCCTTTACCGCGCATGGCGTTGCGCCCGAAGTTATCGAAGCAGCTCGCCAAAAAGGGCTGGAAGTGCTGGATGCTACTTGCCCGCTGGTTACGCTTATTCAACAATCCGCTATGGAAATGGTCAAGGAAGGCTATTTCGTTTTTGTTTACGGAGATCGCAACCATCCTGAAGTAATCAGCATTCTGGCTTGGGCTGGAAAAAATGCGCTTGCCACCAAAGATTTTAACGAGGTTAAAGACATACGCCCACCCAAGCGCATCGGCATCCTCTGCCAAAGTACCACCATCCTGAAAGAGTTTAAGGAATTTGTCTTAAAGGTGAATGAGCATTTTCTTGGCAAAACAAAGGAAATCAAGGTGCATAATACCATCTGCGCCCCAACCACTCGCCTGCAAAGCAACGCGGAAGAACTGTCGCAAGAATGCCAAGTCATGGTGGTAATCGGCGGCAAAAAGAGCGCTAATACCCAACATCTCGCCGACCTGTGCCACGAAAACGGCGCGATTACCTATAAAATCGAGCGTGCCGATGAAATAGACCCGGCGTGGTTTGAAGGGGTCGAAAGCGTGGGCGTAACTGCCGGAGCCAGCACCCCCGATGAAAGCATCGAAGAAGTGGTCGCTGCCTTACGGGCTATTGATTTGAAACAGCAAATGAACAGCAAAACTGCGGTATAA
- a CDS encoding NYN domain-containing protein codes for MIVFVDGYNLMKTDPELALYQKAGLEFAREAVIKRVNSAAGLKKATSITIVFDGHLDGKERETVERKGRITVIYSKLGESADDVIKRMVAAHPQSAQVRVITRDSDLRSTVGLSGATPGMMKRRPVSPSNSTKKDDDSEDSGWNKSTRKKGQSKRSPRKKRGSDNDLYW; via the coding sequence ATGATAGTATTTGTGGACGGCTACAACCTGATGAAGACTGACCCTGAACTGGCGTTGTACCAGAAAGCGGGACTGGAATTTGCTCGCGAGGCTGTGATAAAGCGGGTGAATAGCGCTGCCGGACTTAAAAAAGCTACCAGCATCACGATTGTATTTGATGGGCATCTCGATGGAAAAGAACGCGAAACGGTTGAGCGGAAGGGGCGCATCACCGTTATCTACAGTAAATTGGGCGAGTCGGCGGACGATGTAATCAAACGTATGGTGGCTGCTCACCCGCAATCTGCTCAAGTTCGAGTCATTACCCGTGATAGCGATTTGCGCTCAACCGTTGGCTTGAGCGGGGCAACTCCTGGCATGATGAAACGCCGCCCTGTTTCTCCCTCAAACTCCACGAAAAAAGATGACGATAGCGAAGATTCAGGTTGGAACAAATCCACCCGCAAGAAAGGACAATCCAAACGCTCCCCCCGTAAAAAGCGCGGTTCAGATAACGACCTCTACTGGTAG
- a CDS encoding alpha/beta fold hydrolase — protein sequence MNRVFEKSIKIEGGELSYDIAGAGMAVLCLPSLGDTRREYEKFAPDLVEQGYQVITTDLRGMGKSRGKFKKHDIPTLASDIKAILDAEKIDKVVLVACSVSGASAGYFAVHYPERVAGLIMFNPIMHTGPRLMTLLVATLIGTPGIGKGLWLSYFKSLYPTRKVDDNYLAHIKEQTALPGALKSIAGMTRAKRIDDIIGNINVPALIFFGSKDPDFKSPEAEAKLVQQEIKQAQVVVLNDSGHYPQREFPELVLPRTLEFLKVLR from the coding sequence ATGAATAGAGTATTTGAAAAAAGCATCAAGATAGAGGGTGGCGAGCTTTCCTATGATATTGCAGGCGCTGGAATGGCGGTACTTTGCCTTCCCAGTCTGGGTGATACTCGCCGCGAATATGAAAAATTTGCGCCAGACTTGGTGGAACAGGGTTATCAGGTGATAACTACCGACCTGCGCGGGATGGGCAAATCGCGCGGGAAGTTCAAAAAACATGATATTCCCACGCTGGCGAGCGATATAAAAGCTATTCTGGACGCAGAAAAGATTGATAAAGTGGTTTTGGTAGCATGTTCAGTATCGGGTGCATCGGCGGGATATTTCGCGGTGCATTATCCTGAAAGAGTGGCAGGGCTGATAATGTTCAACCCGATTATGCACACCGGACCGCGCCTGATGACCTTGCTGGTAGCTACTCTTATCGGTACACCGGGAATCGGCAAAGGCTTGTGGCTATCTTATTTCAAATCGCTTTATCCGACTCGCAAAGTTGATGATAACTATCTGGCGCATATAAAAGAACAAACAGCTTTGCCGGGTGCGCTCAAAAGCATTGCGGGCATGACTAGAGCGAAGCGTATTGATGATATTATCGGTAATATCAATGTTCCTGCCTTGATTTTTTTCGGTAGTAAAGACCCTGACTTCAAATCGCCTGAAGCGGAAGCAAAACTGGTTCAGCAGGAAATCAAGCAAGCACAGGTGGTAGTATTGAACGATTCAGGGCATTACCCGCAGCGCGAGTTCCCCGAACTGGTGTTGCCCCGCACGCTTGAATTTCTCAAAGTTCTTCGCTAA
- a CDS encoding glycosyltransferase 87 family protein, which translates to MSQFKFSIKTRNNRWLVIPILLVSLALLAWSDANFIVPLKNLSETSKGNDFGVFWTASRTIWQGENPYDSGQGGIFYNIWMGTGGTTYDVFISPYYLTAIFMPLAVFPLGISVTLWLLLSQLLMASALVFILKSSQPEYNPLWLLQGLGIILIWRYTFLVMMGGNISLLLLFAMATSYYFSFNKRPFTAGLFCGLLILKPQTVFLIVPLLLLVPSSSQNRKGKRLA; encoded by the coding sequence ATGTCACAGTTTAAATTTAGCATTAAAACCCGCAATAATAGATGGTTGGTAATTCCGATTCTTCTGGTGAGTCTGGCATTACTCGCTTGGTCTGACGCAAACTTCATTGTACCTTTGAAGAATTTGAGCGAAACAAGTAAAGGCAATGATTTCGGTGTATTTTGGACAGCCTCTCGAACAATCTGGCAAGGCGAAAACCCATATGATAGTGGGCAAGGCGGTATTTTCTACAATATTTGGATGGGAACAGGCGGCACCACCTACGATGTATTTATAAGCCCCTACTACTTAACCGCTATTTTCATGCCATTGGCAGTTTTTCCGTTGGGTATTTCCGTAACGCTTTGGCTGCTTCTCTCGCAGCTATTAATGGCAAGTGCATTGGTTTTTATTCTAAAAAGTAGCCAGCCTGAATATAATCCGCTGTGGTTGTTACAAGGCTTAGGTATCATTTTGATATGGCGCTACACTTTTCTGGTAATGATGGGAGGAAATATCAGTTTATTGCTGTTATTTGCAATGGCAACCTCTTACTATTTCAGCTTCAATAAGCGTCCGTTCACAGCCGGATTATTCTGCGGGTTACTTATACTTAAACCGCAAACAGTTTTTTTAATAGTACCGCTCCTGCTTTTAGTACCGAGTAGTAGCCAAAACCGTAAAGGGAAGAGGTTGGCTTAA
- the selB gene encoding selenocysteine-specific translation elongation factor: MYVVGTAGHVDHGKSTLVKALTGIDPDRLEEEKRREMTIDLGFAWLKLPSGNEISIVDVPGHERFIKNMLAGVGGFDAALLVIAADEGIMPQTEEHLAILNLLQVERGLVALTKRDMVDEEWLELVTDEVKAKLAGSVLANAPIVPVSARTGQGLKELVAILEEILQNTTLRPDIGKPRLPIDRVFSVTGFGTVVTGTLIEGSLRVGQEVELMPGNLKSRVRGLQMHKTKAEIAAPGNRVAVNLTGLEVSDLQRGMVLTVPGWLHATDLVDVRLHLLPDSPVEITQNSRFDFFSGAVEATAGITILDKEKILPGEEGLLQLRLSEPLALAKNDRFILRLPSPSQTVGGGIVIDPQPRRHKRFQAQVIQTLQTLEKGTPAEVLLQTLNSDSGLPRDLKALSEATKLPSPILQEALEQLVAQNSTLILGDAFYTGLAAWQRIADKSVALLRQFHAQFPLKRGMGREELKSKLAIGSPKIFNLLLARLLSEQVLIESEGKGGGGMALSLPGFAVQFNPAQQKQVDTLLAAFRQNPYSPPSISELGTDLNIVAALVDDGRIKKVSDSLYFINEAYETMVSLILKRLDEQGKITLAEVRDMFGNSRKYVQSLLEHLDEIKLTQRVGDERVRRK; this comes from the coding sequence GTGTACGTGGTAGGTACGGCAGGACATGTAGATCACGGCAAAAGCACACTGGTTAAGGCGCTGACGGGCATTGACCCCGACAGGCTGGAAGAGGAAAAACGCCGTGAAATGACCATAGATTTGGGCTTTGCTTGGCTAAAGCTACCGAGTGGCAATGAAATTAGCATCGTAGATGTGCCGGGTCATGAACGCTTTATCAAGAACATGCTGGCGGGGGTGGGCGGTTTTGATGCGGCGCTTTTAGTGATTGCGGCTGACGAAGGTATTATGCCCCAAACCGAAGAACACCTTGCTATCCTCAATCTGCTACAAGTTGAGCGCGGTTTAGTGGCATTGACCAAGCGCGATATGGTGGATGAGGAATGGCTTGAACTGGTAACGGACGAGGTGAAAGCGAAACTCGCCGGGAGTGTGCTGGCAAACGCCCCTATCGTACCCGTATCGGCGCGAACCGGGCAGGGGCTTAAAGAACTGGTGGCGATACTGGAAGAAATTTTGCAAAATACTACCCTTCGTCCTGATATCGGCAAGCCTCGCCTACCCATTGATCGTGTTTTCAGCGTGACAGGCTTCGGGACGGTAGTTACCGGAACGTTGATAGAAGGCAGCCTACGAGTAGGGCAAGAAGTTGAGCTTATGCCGGGAAACCTGAAAAGCCGGGTGCGCGGTTTGCAGATGCACAAAACCAAAGCTGAAATCGCCGCCCCCGGTAATCGCGTAGCGGTGAACCTGACCGGATTAGAAGTGAGCGACCTACAGCGTGGCATGGTATTGACTGTTCCGGGTTGGTTGCATGCCACCGACCTAGTGGATGTGCGCTTGCACTTGCTACCCGATTCGCCCGTAGAAATTACCCAGAACAGCCGCTTTGATTTTTTCAGTGGCGCGGTGGAAGCTACTGCCGGAATCACCATTCTTGATAAAGAAAAAATCCTGCCCGGTGAGGAGGGCTTGCTGCAATTGCGTTTGAGCGAACCGTTGGCGCTGGCAAAAAATGATCGTTTTATTCTACGGCTTCCTTCACCCAGTCAAACGGTTGGCGGTGGTATCGTGATTGACCCGCAGCCACGCCGACACAAGCGTTTTCAGGCACAGGTAATCCAGACTCTACAAACGTTGGAGAAAGGCACACCCGCCGAAGTGTTGCTGCAAACTCTCAACAGCGATTCTGGCTTGCCTCGCGACCTTAAAGCCTTGTCAGAGGCTACCAAATTGCCAAGTCCAATCCTTCAAGAGGCATTGGAGCAACTGGTGGCGCAAAATAGCACGCTGATTTTGGGTGATGCTTTTTATACCGGGCTTGCCGCGTGGCAAAGAATCGCCGATAAAAGCGTAGCGTTGCTGCGCCAATTTCACGCCCAGTTTCCGCTCAAACGCGGCATGGGGCGCGAAGAACTGAAAAGCAAACTGGCAATCGGCAGCCCCAAAATCTTTAACCTGTTGCTGGCACGCTTACTTTCAGAGCAAGTACTAATAGAGAGCGAAGGCAAGGGTGGTGGCGGAATGGCTTTGAGTTTGCCCGGATTCGCAGTGCAATTCAACCCGGCGCAGCAAAAGCAAGTAGATACTCTGCTGGCAGCGTTCCGACAAAACCCCTATTCACCACCAAGTATTTCTGAGCTAGGCACCGACTTGAATATTGTTGCCGCGTTGGTTGATGATGGGCGAATAAAAAAAGTATCCGACTCGCTATATTTTATCAATGAGGCTTATGAGACTATGGTTTCGCTGATTCTAAAACGTCTGGACGAGCAGGGTAAAATTACACTGGCGGAGGTGCGCGATATGTTTGGCAACAGTCGCAAATATGTACAAAGCTTGTTGGAGCATCTGGACGAAATTAAACTAACCCAACGTGTGGGTGATGAGCGGGTACGCCGTAAATGA
- a CDS encoding DUF5666 domain-containing protein codes for MSRKVKLIVAGGLLTFTAMALGLILSVVFSVSTVNTRTTSPSNSNTAQQSAPSDQALQQTDAQSLQQANGEDFNYAAGLSDVMTQLGKGGGAGIIRQFANGPEAQGTISAIEPGGTKLTLNKNKVVNLASDAVLADVNGTITKDSLKVGDRVVAVGKVESDNSLTAKALIRLPALPKVLVGDFVSSDASTLKIKNNNVEWTATLGTNAKITKDGKDAKLTDLTNTQKVTVVGLADETAHTIVATSITQGRPTIAALGDFTNGKIKSIDTAGNSFVVTRIDPATRNSADATVKVDSNTKYLGNTIKGLSDLKVDDTVMVRGTKQTDGSYLATEVVSGNGFMRGIQAGPGGKGQGGQIAPGGQMRPGGRGQMGGSGGNTNSTGPVSNG; via the coding sequence ATGTCACGGAAAGTTAAACTGATTGTAGCAGGCGGTCTGCTAACTTTTACAGCGATGGCGTTAGGTTTGATTTTGAGTGTGGTGTTCAGTGTCAGTACTGTTAATACTCGCACTACCTCACCTTCAAATTCAAATACCGCTCAACAATCAGCCCCATCTGATCAGGCATTGCAACAGACTGATGCTCAGTCCCTACAGCAGGCTAATGGAGAAGATTTCAATTATGCTGCTGGTTTGAGTGATGTGATGACACAGCTTGGAAAGGGCGGCGGCGCAGGGATAATTCGGCAATTTGCGAATGGACCTGAAGCGCAAGGCACTATTTCAGCTATAGAACCCGGCGGAACCAAGCTCACCCTTAATAAGAATAAGGTAGTGAACCTTGCTTCTGACGCTGTGTTGGCTGATGTTAACGGTACTATCACTAAAGATAGCCTGAAGGTAGGCGATCGGGTGGTCGCGGTGGGCAAGGTTGAGAGCGATAACTCTTTAACAGCCAAAGCCTTAATCCGCTTACCCGCTTTACCAAAGGTTTTGGTGGGTGATTTTGTATCGTCAGATGCTAGTACCTTGAAAATCAAGAATAACAATGTGGAATGGACTGCAACTCTTGGTACCAATGCCAAGATTACCAAAGACGGGAAAGATGCCAAGCTAACCGACCTCACAAATACCCAAAAGGTAACTGTGGTTGGTCTAGCGGATGAAACTGCCCATACTATAGTAGCAACCTCAATCACACAGGGTCGCCCGACTATAGCTGCTTTGGGAGATTTCACTAATGGCAAGATCAAGAGTATTGATACTGCCGGAAACAGCTTTGTAGTAACCCGTATTGATCCTGCCACTCGTAACAGCGCCGATGCAACGGTTAAGGTTGACTCAAATACCAAATATTTGGGTAACACTATCAAAGGTCTGAGCGATCTTAAGGTTGATGATACTGTAATGGTACGCGGTACCAAACAGACTGACGGCAGTTACTTAGCAACCGAAGTAGTTAGCGGCAATGGTTTTATGCGCGGCATTCAAGCGGGACCGGGTGGTAAAGGTCAGGGCGGTCAGATTGCTCCCGGTGGTCAAATGCGCCCCGGCGGTAGAGGTCAGATGGGTGGTTCCGGCGGTAATACTAATAGTACAGGACCAGTTAGCAACGGCTAA